From Trichoderma atroviride chromosome 1, complete sequence, one genomic window encodes:
- a CDS encoding uncharacterized protein (SECRETED:SignalP(1-20)) has translation MAFSLSNLVNFTSTLLLTLSDPLQQLFTAPNNASSASMAAKPTGLLATKGIELLTWGTPNGVKASILLEELKEAYGLEYTWQGCNISTNVQKEPWFTAINPNGRIPAIVDHDNKGLAVFEGNAILGYLTRRYDTKHLFSWPVDADDYTRAEAWIGFQHGGVGPMQGQAGHFVRFAKEKVPYGMQRYVGETERLYGILDNRLKDRDYLVGEGRGKYSIADIAFVGWVNGLELSTTTSHDMFPNVKAWLLRLWDRPAVQRGFAVPNPPMLDPRKGPSAEQAAAIAEAKKLVDAGKEQFGYKYTSP, from the exons ATGGCCTTTTCTCTGTCCAACCTCGTCAACTTCACGTCGACGCTGCTCCTGACGCTGTCGGATCCGCTGCAACAGCTCTTCACCGCACCCAACAACGCAAGCTCGGCATCAATGGCTGCCAAACCGACCGGCCTGCTCGCCACAAAGGGCATTGAGCTCTTGACCTGGG GCACCCCCAACGGCGTCAAGGCCAGCATCCTGCTGGAGGAGCTCAAAGAGGCATACGGCCTCGAGTATACATGGCAGGGCTGCAACATTAGCACAAACGTGCAAAAGGAGCCCTGGTTCACGGCCATCAACCCCAACGGCCGCATCCCCGCCATTGTCGACCACGACAACAAGGGCCTGGCCGTCTTTGAGGGCAACGCCATCCTGGGCTACCTGACGCGCCGCTACGACACCAAGCACCTCTTCTCGTGGCCCGTCGATGCCGACGACTACACGCGCGCCGAGGCCTGGATCGGCTTCCAGCACGGCGGCGTCGGCCCCATGCAGGGCCAGGCCGGCCACTTTGTGCGCTTCGCCAAGGAAAAGGTGCCCTACGGCATGCAGCGCTACGTGGGCGAGACGGAGCGCCTGTACGGCATCCTCGACAACCGCCTCAAGGACCGCGACTACCTGGTGGGCGAGGGCCGCGGCAAGTATAGCATCGCCGACATTGCCTTTGTGGGCTGGGTCAACGGCCTGGAACTCTCCACCACCACGTCCCACGACATGTTCCCCAACGTCAAggcctggctgctgcggctgtggGATCGCCCTGCGGTGCAGCGAGGCTTTGCGGTGCCCAACCCGCCCATGCTGGATCCGCGAAAGGGCCCCAGTGCAGAGCAggccgctgccattgccgaggccaagaagcttgTCGACGCCGGCAAGGAGCAGTTTGGCTACAAGTACACGTCCCCATAG